The Armatimonadota bacterium genome includes a window with the following:
- a CDS encoding transcription elongation factor GreA yields MQIRLTSAAIKKIQDELAFLESRERPRVAERIKQARGYGDLSENYEYHAAKEEQGFLEARIRELRAVLSRAQVVDVDSLAEGVVGLGTKVRVRHREFDMEEEYTIVTMVDADPGSNRISEQSPIGKALMGAKVGDVVEYRAPAGVQTLEVLSVEPADV; encoded by the coding sequence ATGCAGATCCGCCTGACAAGCGCCGCCATTAAGAAGATCCAGGACGAGCTTGCTTTTCTCGAGTCGCGCGAGCGGCCCAGGGTCGCTGAGCGTATCAAGCAGGCGCGCGGCTACGGAGACCTGAGCGAGAATTACGAATATCACGCGGCGAAGGAGGAGCAGGGCTTTCTTGAGGCCCGCATCCGGGAACTGCGCGCGGTGCTCAGCCGCGCCCAGGTGGTGGATGTTGACTCCCTTGCGGAAGGAGTCGTCGGGCTGGGCACGAAGGTCCGCGTCCGCCACCGTGAGTTCGACATGGAAGAGGAGTATACCATCGTCACGATGGTGGACGCCGACCCGGGAAGCAACAGGATCAGTGAACAGTCGCCCATTGGCAAGGCACTGATGGGTGCAAAGGTCGGCGATGTGGTGGAATACCGCGCGCCCGCCGGAGTCCAGACGCTTGAAGTCTTGAGCGTGGAGCCTGCCGACGTCTGA
- a CDS encoding aminotransferase DegT, translated as MPPAPTDTDINLDPSQIPAIAGGEPLCRDGFQRRPRYGDEELKLLKEALEQQTLFYAQGRMVSRMEERFCRMIGSRHAVATSSGTAAIHCALMAAGISPGDEVITSPITDMGTVVPILWQGAIPVFADVDPESCAITPDSVSAVLTPRTRAVLAVHLWGNACDLDGLARLCAERNIILIEDCAQAFGCAFRARSVGTVGAIGCFSLNEFKHISCGDGGIAVTSDPELARRLRLATDKCYGRAAEGALRLAFFLANNYRMTELQGAVALAQMEKLDDIVARRRKWCSGLLQGLQEVPGLRLPRPTAECDPSWWFFPLRVIPQELGCGPDEFAAALRAEGVPASARYIGQCVYEYPLFRDHSAFERGSHPFSVFDYRKGLCPEAEAWLETVVNIAINEAYTAADLDACVRAVSRVGRWLAAHSASA; from the coding sequence ATGCCGCCTGCGCCGACTGACACCGATATCAACTTGGACCCCTCGCAGATCCCGGCCATCGCCGGAGGCGAGCCGCTCTGCCGCGACGGCTTCCAGCGCCGCCCGAGATACGGTGACGAGGAGCTCAAGTTGCTCAAGGAGGCGCTGGAGCAACAGACGCTTTTCTACGCTCAGGGGCGGATGGTGTCGCGGATGGAGGAGCGCTTCTGCCGGATGATCGGCAGCAGGCACGCCGTGGCCACCAGCAGCGGCACGGCGGCCATCCACTGCGCGCTGATGGCCGCCGGCATCTCGCCGGGCGATGAGGTGATCACCTCGCCCATCACGGATATGGGCACGGTGGTTCCCATCCTCTGGCAGGGAGCCATTCCCGTGTTCGCCGATGTAGATCCGGAAAGCTGCGCCATCACGCCCGATTCTGTCAGTGCCGTGCTGACTCCCCGCACCAGGGCTGTACTGGCCGTCCACCTGTGGGGAAATGCCTGCGACCTGGACGGCCTGGCCAGGCTCTGCGCGGAGCGCAATATCATTCTCATCGAAGATTGCGCTCAGGCGTTCGGGTGCGCCTTTCGGGCAAGAAGTGTGGGGACGGTCGGGGCCATCGGCTGCTTCAGCCTCAATGAGTTCAAGCATATCTCCTGCGGAGACGGCGGGATCGCCGTGACCTCAGACCCGGAGCTCGCCCGCCGCCTGCGCCTGGCGACGGACAAATGCTACGGGCGCGCCGCCGAGGGGGCGTTGCGGCTGGCGTTCTTCCTGGCGAACAACTACCGCATGACCGAACTGCAGGGAGCAGTCGCCCTGGCGCAGATGGAGAAGCTGGACGACATCGTGGCCCGTCGGCGCAAGTGGTGCAGCGGGTTGCTTCAGGGATTGCAGGAGGTTCCCGGGCTTCGGCTTCCCCGCCCCACTGCGGAGTGTGATCCCAGCTGGTGGTTCTTCCCATTGCGCGTGATCCCGCAGGAGCTTGGCTGCGGCCCGGACGAGTTCGCCGCCGCGCTCCGCGCGGAGGGTGTGCCTGCAAGCGCCCGCTACATCGGCCAGTGCGTCTACGAGTATCCTCTGTTCCGCGATCACAGCGCCTTTGAGAGAGGATCGCACCCGTTCTCGGTCTTCGACTACCGCAAGGGGCTGTGCCCGGAAGCGGAGGCGTGGCTTGAGACGGTGGTGAATATCGCCATCAATGAGGCGTATACCGCGGCCGACCTGGACGCCTGCGTGCGCGCTGTGAGCCGCGTGGGGCGATGGTTGGCCGCCCATTCCGCATCGGCGTGA
- the ftsE gene encoding cell division ATP-binding protein FtsE yields the protein MRLRRVDGHPGIWHTDLAVMIEFRGVSLIYPNGVLALRGINLRVEKGEFVFIVGPTGTGKSSLLKLIYREEVPTEGTVLVDGQDVGAIPDGEVWRLRRKVGVVFQDFRLLPDRTVWENIAFALRVTGASARQIRRRVPEFLELVGLTHRCDSFPSQLSGGEQQRTAIARALVTDPPILLADEPTGNLDPDTSWEIMQLLERINLRGSTVLMSTHDSEMVNRMRRRVVALDLNGIARDEQRAYYHAESVQR from the coding sequence ATGCGGCTGCGGCGCGTTGACGGGCATCCGGGAATCTGGCATACTGACCTGGCTGTCATGATCGAGTTCCGCGGCGTTTCCCTCATCTATCCCAATGGAGTTTTGGCACTGCGCGGGATAAACCTCCGTGTGGAGAAAGGGGAATTCGTCTTCATCGTGGGGCCGACCGGGACGGGGAAATCCAGCCTGCTGAAACTGATCTACCGCGAAGAGGTCCCAACGGAGGGAACCGTGCTGGTGGACGGGCAGGACGTGGGAGCCATCCCGGACGGGGAGGTCTGGCGGCTGCGGCGCAAGGTGGGCGTGGTGTTCCAGGACTTCCGCCTGCTGCCGGACAGGACGGTTTGGGAGAACATCGCGTTCGCTCTCCGCGTCACTGGAGCATCGGCGCGCCAGATCCGCAGACGTGTGCCGGAGTTTCTGGAGCTGGTGGGGCTGACGCACCGGTGCGACTCCTTCCCGTCCCAGCTTTCCGGCGGGGAGCAGCAGCGGACGGCCATCGCCCGGGCGCTGGTCACGGACCCTCCCATTCTGCTGGCGGACGAGCCGACGGGCAACCTGGACCCGGATACATCCTGGGAGATAATGCAACTGCTGGAGCGGATCAACCTGCGGGGCTCCACGGTGCTGATGTCCACTCATGACAGCGAGATGGTGAACCGGATGCGCAGGAGGGTGGTCGCTCTGGATCTGAACGGCATCGCTCGCGACGAGCAGAGAGCGTACTACCATGCTGAATCCGTCCAGCGTTGA
- a CDS encoding phytanoyl-CoA dioxygenase — MIELTDSKDLLKDASRLRERASEDGYLFFRSLVDPESLANVRRQILALCEEHGWLKEGTDPMEGIARPGILWLEGQPEYMELYNRLICLEDFHALAHHPSLLNVSDALFEGNTLVHPRNIGRIMFPNAQIHTTAAHQDYVHIQGTPETWTAWIPLGDCPRELGVLAVLPGTHRGGIYPTRSAYGAGGLGIDTSGFSQEWRASALQSGDVLFFHSHTVHKALPNDSPDRLRISVDFRYQSAAEPVCAHSLEPHHMQIKWEQVYAGWKSDRLKYYWKDLPLTVVEWTPEYHLQAAATADQPLSAV, encoded by the coding sequence ATGATCGAACTGACCGATTCCAAGGATCTTTTGAAAGACGCTTCCCGTTTGCGCGAGCGCGCATCGGAGGACGGTTATCTCTTCTTCCGCTCCCTGGTGGATCCGGAAAGCCTGGCCAACGTGCGCAGACAGATCCTCGCGCTCTGCGAGGAGCACGGCTGGCTGAAGGAGGGCACGGACCCGATGGAGGGCATCGCCCGGCCAGGGATTCTGTGGTTGGAAGGTCAGCCGGAGTATATGGAGCTTTACAACCGCCTGATCTGCCTGGAAGACTTCCACGCCCTTGCCCACCACCCCTCGCTTCTGAACGTGTCTGATGCGCTTTTCGAAGGGAACACTCTGGTCCACCCACGCAACATCGGGCGCATTATGTTTCCCAACGCTCAGATCCACACCACCGCGGCGCACCAAGACTATGTGCATATTCAGGGGACGCCGGAAACTTGGACGGCCTGGATCCCGCTGGGGGACTGTCCCCGTGAGCTCGGAGTGCTAGCTGTCCTTCCGGGCACACACCGCGGCGGAATCTATCCCACGCGCTCCGCATACGGAGCAGGCGGACTTGGCATAGACACGTCGGGCTTTTCGCAGGAGTGGCGCGCTTCGGCCCTGCAGTCCGGCGACGTGCTCTTCTTCCACAGTCACACTGTGCACAAGGCGCTGCCGAACGACTCTCCCGACCGTCTGCGGATCTCGGTGGACTTCCGGTATCAGTCCGCAGCCGAGCCCGTGTGCGCCCACTCGCTGGAGCCCCACCATATGCAGATCAAGTGGGAGCAGGTCTACGCCGGCTGGAAGTCCGACCGCCTGAAGTACTACTGGAAAGACCTGCCGCTGACTGTGGTCGAGTGGACTCCGGAGTATCACCTGCAGGCGGCGGCCACTGCGGATCAGCCCCTATCCGCAGTCTGA
- a CDS encoding isocitrate/isopropylmalate family dehydrogenase: MAKRIALIPGDGIGPEVTEATVRVIESLGVEIEWEPLEVGAAAFSKHGKPVPDEVLDRIKELGVALKGPASTPIGGGFPSPNVTLRKGLDLYASLRPVRSLPGVKSRFENVDIVVVRENTEGLYSALEHLVVPGVAESLKICTEKASSRIARFAFEYARAHGRRKVTAVHKANIMKLTDGLFLECARKVAREYGDIEYNELIIDNVCMQLVVDPTRFDVLLMENLYGDIVSELCSGLVGGVGVVPGANYGKKTVMFEAVHGSAPDIAGKNLANPLGLILSARLMLEHVGEKDAADRLNAAVLSLLSDGKSLTPDLGGSAGTREMTDALIARL, encoded by the coding sequence TTGGCAAAACGGATAGCGCTGATCCCCGGGGACGGGATCGGGCCGGAGGTCACAGAAGCCACCGTCCGGGTCATCGAAAGCCTGGGAGTCGAAATAGAATGGGAACCGCTGGAGGTCGGAGCGGCAGCGTTTTCAAAGCACGGTAAACCCGTGCCGGACGAGGTTCTCGACCGCATCAAGGAGCTGGGGGTAGCTCTGAAGGGGCCGGCATCCACTCCCATTGGCGGCGGTTTTCCCAGCCCGAACGTGACCCTGAGAAAAGGACTGGACCTCTACGCCTCGCTTCGCCCGGTCCGGAGCCTCCCCGGGGTGAAATCCCGCTTCGAGAACGTGGACATCGTAGTGGTGCGGGAGAACACGGAGGGGCTATACTCCGCGCTGGAGCACCTGGTGGTGCCGGGTGTGGCCGAATCACTCAAGATCTGCACGGAAAAGGCGTCCAGCCGGATCGCACGCTTCGCGTTCGAGTATGCCCGTGCTCACGGCCGCCGGAAGGTGACCGCCGTGCATAAGGCCAACATCATGAAGCTGACGGACGGGCTGTTCCTGGAATGCGCCCGCAAGGTGGCCCGCGAGTACGGTGATATTGAATACAACGAACTGATCATAGACAACGTCTGCATGCAGCTTGTTGTGGACCCCACCCGATTCGACGTCCTCCTGATGGAGAACCTGTATGGGGACATCGTCTCGGAGCTCTGCTCCGGCCTTGTGGGCGGAGTGGGTGTGGTGCCCGGAGCAAACTACGGGAAGAAGACGGTCATGTTCGAGGCCGTCCACGGCAGCGCTCCGGACATCGCGGGGAAGAATCTGGCCAATCCCCTGGGGCTAATCCTTTCCGCGCGGTTGATGTTGGAGCATGTCGGCGAGAAGGACGCGGCCGATAGGCTGAATGCGGCAGTCCTGAGCCTGCTGAGCGACGGAAAATCGCTGACACCCGACCTGGGAGGCTCGGCGGGCACCCGAGAGATGACCGACGCCCTCATCGCTCGTCTCTGA
- the greA gene encoding transcription elongation factor GreA, with protein sequence MKKQREESEILLSPGGLRKLKDELERLKTVDRKRVAERIRDAKGFGEFLENSEYEEAKNEQAYIEGRIEELTAILRHASVIDEEGIPVDHVGIGSVVRVRDLSAMEEWECRVVGSFESDPSEDCISNESPIGAALMGCKVGDVVEVRVPAGTLRLEIIDIHR encoded by the coding sequence ATGAAAAAGCAGCGTGAAGAGTCAGAGATCCTCCTCTCGCCCGGTGGACTCAGAAAGCTCAAAGATGAGCTCGAGCGGCTGAAGACGGTCGATCGCAAGCGTGTTGCCGAGAGGATCCGCGACGCCAAAGGTTTCGGGGAATTCCTCGAAAACTCCGAATATGAAGAGGCCAAAAACGAACAGGCCTACATCGAGGGACGCATTGAGGAGTTGACGGCCATCCTTCGGCACGCGTCTGTCATTGACGAAGAGGGTATCCCTGTGGATCACGTGGGCATAGGCTCTGTGGTCCGCGTCCGGGATCTGTCCGCGATGGAGGAATGGGAGTGCAGGGTCGTGGGTTCCTTTGAGAGTGACCCGTCCGAAGACTGCATCTCCAATGAGTCTCCCATTGGGGCAGCCCTCATGGGGTGCAAGGTCGGTGACGTCGTGGAGGTGCGTGTTCCGGCCGGGACTCTGCGTCTCGAGATCATAGATATTCACCGGTAG
- the mscL gene encoding large-conductance mechanosensitive channel produces the protein MLKEFRDFIARGNVVDLAVGIVIGAAFGKIVNSFVEDVLMPPIGLVLGKVDFANLFIDLSGKGYESLAAARTAGAPTLNYGLFLNSIISFVIIAWAVFLVVKATNKIRKAGAEEATQKDCPFCCSSIPLAARRCPYCTSELPQPVS, from the coding sequence ATGCTTAAGGAATTCCGGGATTTCATCGCCCGCGGCAATGTGGTGGATCTGGCGGTGGGAATCGTCATTGGAGCGGCGTTCGGGAAGATCGTCAACTCGTTTGTCGAAGATGTCCTCATGCCGCCGATCGGGCTTGTGCTCGGCAAGGTGGATTTTGCCAACCTGTTCATAGACCTGTCCGGCAAGGGCTATGAGTCACTGGCGGCGGCGCGGACGGCGGGAGCGCCCACTCTGAACTACGGCCTTTTCCTGAACTCCATCATCAGCTTTGTGATCATCGCCTGGGCAGTTTTTCTGGTGGTGAAGGCAACCAACAAAATCCGGAAAGCTGGGGCGGAGGAAGCGACACAGAAGGATTGTCCGTTCTGCTGCTCGTCCATTCCTCTGGCTGCGCGGCGCTGTCCGTATTGCACCTCGGAGTTGCCGCAGCCTGTTTCCTGA
- a CDS encoding oxidoreductase, which translates to MLRIGIVGSENSHTAAFAKILNVRKTLPGARVVALWGEEPEHTRKVAERCLIPEIVQSPEEMIGKIDAAIVDHRHAKYHVPAATPLVEAGIHVFVDKPFSYTVEEGRELLQLARKKKVIVTSYSCVRYAHGFQRVIQARKRLEPILAADFSGPCSIESEYGGVFFYGVHQCEMMVGALGPGAESVTFHRGTGNSHLATVMYAGGGPCVTLHLMQGYKGGFGWGFYGENGSLHGRLDYRGLYLRGLEAYLRMIKTGKNDLTPEEMLTPVAVLSAIDRSMASGRCEPVESVTI; encoded by the coding sequence ATGTTACGCATCGGCATCGTCGGCAGCGAAAACAGTCACACCGCCGCATTCGCCAAGATCCTGAATGTCCGCAAGACATTGCCCGGGGCGCGCGTGGTGGCGCTGTGGGGAGAGGAACCGGAACACACCCGCAAGGTGGCGGAGAGGTGCCTGATCCCTGAGATCGTCCAGAGCCCGGAGGAGATGATCGGCAAGATAGACGCCGCCATCGTGGACCATCGCCACGCGAAGTATCACGTCCCGGCGGCCACCCCGCTGGTGGAGGCAGGGATTCACGTTTTTGTGGACAAGCCTTTCTCTTACACTGTGGAGGAGGGGCGGGAGCTGCTGCAGCTGGCGCGTAAGAAGAAGGTTATCGTCACGTCGTATTCGTGCGTGCGCTACGCGCACGGTTTCCAGAGGGTGATCCAGGCGCGCAAGCGTCTGGAACCCATCCTGGCTGCTGATTTCTCCGGCCCTTGCAGCATCGAGAGCGAGTACGGGGGTGTGTTTTTCTACGGGGTGCACCAGTGCGAGATGATGGTTGGAGCTCTTGGGCCCGGCGCCGAAAGTGTAACCTTCCACCGGGGCACGGGGAACAGCCATCTGGCCACGGTGATGTATGCAGGCGGTGGTCCGTGCGTCACTCTTCACCTGATGCAGGGATACAAAGGCGGCTTCGGATGGGGGTTCTACGGGGAAAACGGCTCCCTGCACGGCCGGCTGGATTACCGAGGACTGTATCTAAGGGGGCTGGAGGCGTATCTGCGGATGATCAAGACCGGCAAGAACGATCTGACGCCGGAGGAGATGCTGACTCCCGTGGCCGTCCTTTCGGCCATTGACCGCTCAATGGCCTCGGGACGCTGTGAACCCGTCGAGAGCGTCACCATCTGA
- a CDS encoding anaerobic sulfatase maturase, with protein MKQSDKFSAFHVLAKPTGAICNLDCAYCFFLSKEKLYPGSSFRMSDAVLEEHIRQYIESQSVPQVNISWQGGEPTLMGLDFFRRSVELAEKYRKPGMSIFHTIQTNGTRLDDEWCHFFREHGFLVGISVDGPAHLHDAYRRDKGGGATFERVMRGHALLKKHGVEYNILCTVNSANGDHPLEVYRFFRDALGAEFIQFIPIVERDNTTGFQEGDRVTERSVRPEQWGSFLTTVFDEWVRRDVGQVFVQTFDAALANWCGAPAGVCVFTPTCGDALALEHNGDLYSCDHFVEPRYLLGNILQTPMAELVNSPRQQRFGQDKLDTLPRYCRECDVRFACHGECPKNRFILTPDGEPGLNYLCAGYRAFFRHIDRPMRMMRDLLRQGRAPAEVMGILAEEDRRLREACSRSGRNDPCPCGSGRKFKHCHGRV; from the coding sequence ATGAAACAATCCGACAAGTTTTCCGCCTTCCACGTGCTGGCCAAACCGACCGGCGCCATCTGCAACCTGGACTGCGCCTACTGCTTTTTCCTTTCCAAGGAAAAGCTGTATCCCGGAAGCAGCTTCCGGATGTCCGACGCGGTGCTGGAGGAGCACATTAGGCAGTATATCGAGTCGCAGAGCGTGCCGCAGGTGAACATCAGCTGGCAGGGCGGCGAGCCCACTCTGATGGGTCTGGACTTCTTTCGCCGCTCCGTGGAGCTAGCTGAGAAGTATCGCAAGCCGGGGATGAGCATCTTCCACACCATCCAGACCAACGGCACGCGGCTGGACGACGAGTGGTGCCACTTCTTTCGGGAACACGGCTTCCTTGTGGGAATCAGCGTGGACGGTCCAGCGCACCTCCACGATGCCTACCGGCGCGACAAGGGCGGCGGAGCCACCTTCGAGCGAGTCATGCGCGGCCATGCCCTGCTGAAGAAGCACGGCGTGGAATACAACATCCTGTGTACCGTGAACTCGGCCAACGGAGACCATCCTCTTGAGGTCTACCGCTTCTTCCGGGACGCTCTGGGGGCGGAGTTCATCCAGTTCATTCCCATTGTGGAGCGCGACAACACCACCGGCTTCCAGGAAGGAGACCGCGTGACCGAGCGATCGGTCCGCCCGGAGCAGTGGGGAAGCTTCCTGACCACGGTGTTCGACGAATGGGTGCGCCGCGACGTGGGGCAGGTTTTTGTCCAGACTTTCGACGCCGCCCTGGCCAACTGGTGCGGCGCTCCAGCCGGAGTGTGTGTGTTCACTCCCACATGCGGCGACGCCCTGGCGCTCGAGCACAACGGCGACCTCTACTCCTGCGACCACTTCGTGGAGCCGCGCTATCTTCTGGGAAACATCCTGCAAACGCCGATGGCAGAGCTGGTGAACTCGCCGCGGCAGCAGCGGTTTGGACAGGACAAGCTGGACACGCTCCCCCGTTATTGCCGAGAGTGCGACGTGCGCTTCGCCTGCCACGGGGAGTGTCCAAAGAACCGTTTTATCCTGACTCCGGATGGGGAGCCGGGGCTGAACTACCTGTGCGCGGGATACCGGGCGTTCTTCCGTCACATTGACCGCCCCATGAGAATGATGCGGGACCTCTTGCGCCAGGGACGCGCCCCCGCGGAAGTTATGGGAATCCTGGCGGAAGAGGATCGCAGGCTACGTGAAGCCTGCTCCCGCTCGGGCCGTAACGACCCCTGTCCGTGCGGCAGCGGCCGAAAGTTCAAACACTGCCACGGCCGCGTCTGA
- the ftsX gene encoding cell division protein FtsX yields the protein MLNPSSVEFLVIEALANIRRNRLMAIAAVLTAGVSLAISAGFALTAIAVHRACERLPQEFDMAVYVKRGTPPDRVSKLKETLAAMPGVASVTFISKERGWQEFKRSLGQEISMDDVLYNPALDSFKIRMSDPRMGRDLQNRIRNLPEVDDILWRQNEVRFFTGLARVVGIAGAVATVVLFLGSAFIIGNTIRLGIYARRREVSIMRLVGARPSFIRFPFLLEGMLLAGAGAVLALVLIRLAGAYLEALTGDLQSITRFLDSGVAPWQLAALLMAAGLGLGALSSYLSIRRYLKESSLEAAAQ from the coding sequence ATGCTGAATCCGTCCAGCGTTGAGTTCCTGGTAATCGAGGCGCTGGCGAACATCCGGCGCAACCGCCTGATGGCCATAGCGGCCGTGCTGACGGCCGGGGTCAGCCTGGCGATATCCGCGGGGTTCGCGCTCACTGCCATCGCTGTGCACCGCGCCTGCGAGAGGCTGCCCCAGGAGTTCGACATGGCCGTCTACGTCAAGCGCGGCACCCCTCCCGATCGGGTCAGCAAGTTGAAGGAAACGCTGGCCGCCATGCCCGGGGTCGCCAGCGTGACGTTCATCTCCAAGGAGCGCGGCTGGCAGGAGTTCAAACGCTCGCTGGGGCAAGAAATCAGCATGGATGACGTGCTGTACAATCCCGCCCTGGATTCCTTCAAAATCCGGATGTCTGATCCCCGGATGGGAAGGGATCTGCAGAACCGGATCCGCAACCTTCCGGAGGTGGACGACATCCTCTGGCGGCAGAACGAGGTGCGCTTCTTCACTGGGCTAGCGCGCGTGGTCGGCATTGCAGGCGCGGTGGCCACGGTGGTGCTGTTCCTGGGCAGCGCGTTCATCATCGGAAACACCATCCGGCTGGGCATCTACGCCCGGCGGCGCGAGGTCTCCATCATGCGTCTGGTGGGGGCAAGGCCCTCGTTCATCCGGTTTCCGTTCCTGCTGGAAGGAATGCTGCTGGCCGGAGCGGGGGCGGTGCTGGCGCTGGTGCTCATCCGGCTGGCCGGCGCCTACCTGGAGGCGCTGACGGGCGACCTGCAGAGCATCACGCGGTTCCTGGACAGCGGGGTAGCTCCGTGGCAGCTGGCCGCCTTGCTGATGGCGGCCGGGCTGGGGCTCGGGGCTTTGTCCAGCTATCTTTCCATCAGACGCTATCTGAAGGAAAGCTCCCTGGAGGCCGCAGCGCAATGA
- a CDS encoding cyclopropane-fatty-acyl-phospholipid synthase produces MPGQELRSLVTEALRTAGIEVGGDRPWDVQVHDDEVFAFLIHGDTLALGEAYMAGEWDCDRIDELVYRLLTSGLASSVRRDIRTMLIALRARFANPGRRSRAFDVGRRHYDIGNDLYRAMLDRRMVYSCAYWKDATNLDEAQEAKLDLVCRKLGLKPGMKVLDIGGGWGSFAKFAAERYGVSVVNITVSQRQVELANELCQGLPVENRLMDYRDVEGRFDAIVSIGMFEHVGARHYRIFFEKAHQCLEDGGLFLLHTIGSNLSSHSCDPWVEKYIFPNSMIPSLEQIGRGLEGLFVVEDLHNIGAHYDRTLLSWYDNFMAHWEELKHSYSHEFRRMWRLYLLGSAGSFRARRMQVWQIVLSKEGVPGGYQSIR; encoded by the coding sequence ATGCCTGGACAGGAACTCAGGTCTCTCGTTACGGAAGCGCTCAGGACGGCCGGGATCGAGGTCGGAGGCGACCGTCCGTGGGATGTGCAGGTCCACGACGATGAGGTGTTCGCGTTCCTCATCCACGGAGACACGCTCGCGCTGGGCGAAGCGTATATGGCCGGGGAATGGGACTGCGACCGTATCGACGAGCTGGTCTACCGGCTGTTGACGTCGGGCCTTGCCTCTTCGGTGCGCAGGGACATCCGCACCATGCTTATCGCCTTGCGCGCCCGGTTCGCAAACCCCGGCCGCAGGTCCCGCGCATTCGATGTGGGCCGGCGGCACTACGATATCGGCAACGATCTGTACCGCGCCATGCTGGACCGCCGGATGGTGTACTCCTGCGCCTACTGGAAGGACGCCACAAATCTGGACGAAGCCCAGGAGGCCAAGCTGGATCTGGTCTGCCGGAAGCTCGGTCTGAAGCCCGGCATGAAGGTCCTGGACATTGGCGGCGGCTGGGGCAGTTTCGCGAAGTTCGCGGCGGAGCGCTACGGCGTAAGCGTCGTGAACATCACGGTTTCACAGCGGCAGGTGGAGCTGGCGAACGAGCTGTGCCAGGGGTTGCCTGTCGAGAACCGCCTGATGGACTACCGCGATGTGGAAGGACGCTTCGACGCCATCGTCTCCATCGGGATGTTCGAACACGTCGGGGCGCGCCACTACCGGATCTTCTTCGAAAAAGCGCATCAGTGTCTGGAGGACGGTGGGCTGTTCCTGCTGCATACCATCGGATCTAACCTGTCCTCGCACTCCTGCGATCCCTGGGTGGAGAAGTACATCTTCCCGAACTCAATGATCCCCTCGCTGGAGCAGATCGGGCGGGGTCTGGAAGGGCTTTTCGTGGTGGAGGATCTTCACAACATCGGCGCCCACTATGACCGCACCCTGCTCTCCTGGTACGACAATTTCATGGCGCACTGGGAGGAGCTCAAGCACAGCTACTCTCACGAGTTCCGGCGGATGTGGCGGCTGTATCTGCTGGGAAGTGCGGGATCGTTCCGGGCGCGGCGGATGCAGGTGTGGCAGATTGTGCTTTCCAAGGAAGGTGTTCCCGGCGGTTATCAATCCATCCGGTAG